A portion of the Acidisarcina polymorpha genome contains these proteins:
- a CDS encoding sigma-54-dependent transcriptional regulator: MSEVLIVDDDHNFRETLRELLSDAGYQTLTATNAEEAITLLQTTTPELTLCDWKMPGGGGEQFLKSLQSEGLLTVMPVIILTAHGTGPNAMQAMQLGAYDFITKPLDIDLALATVARAIRHMELQREVELLRKQRFTDRLLEDVSTSEEALKPQLIGNSPAWIEVFKNIGRVAATDVGVLLLGESGTGKEVVARAIHQNSARSRRSFIILNCAALPPELLESELFGHERGAFTGAVSQKRGKFEAADGGTIFLDEIGELPLSLQPKLLRVLQEHAFERVGGTASIRTDVRVIAATNRPLEEDVEQKTFRADLFYRLNAFSVRLPPLRERQPDILPLAEYFLIRYGQRNQIASAGLAADAIVALQSYSFPVMSANWNI, translated from the coding sequence ATGTCTGAAGTGCTCATCGTGGACGACGATCATAACTTTCGGGAGACCCTGCGGGAACTGCTTTCGGACGCGGGATACCAGACCCTTACTGCAACGAATGCAGAAGAAGCCATCACCTTGCTTCAGACCACGACTCCTGAACTTACGCTCTGCGATTGGAAGATGCCTGGCGGAGGAGGAGAACAGTTTCTCAAGAGCCTCCAGTCAGAAGGGCTATTGACCGTTATGCCCGTCATCATTCTCACCGCTCACGGCACCGGGCCGAATGCGATGCAAGCCATGCAGCTGGGCGCTTACGACTTCATCACAAAACCCCTCGATATCGATCTGGCGCTTGCTACGGTAGCACGCGCTATCCGGCACATGGAGCTACAGCGCGAGGTCGAACTACTCAGAAAACAGAGGTTCACAGATCGCCTTCTTGAAGACGTCAGCACCTCCGAAGAAGCGTTGAAACCCCAGCTAATCGGCAACTCGCCGGCATGGATTGAGGTCTTCAAGAACATCGGAAGGGTTGCCGCTACCGACGTCGGAGTTTTGCTGCTGGGGGAATCGGGAACCGGAAAAGAGGTCGTTGCCCGCGCGATCCACCAAAATAGCGCGAGAAGTCGTCGCTCCTTCATCATCCTCAACTGCGCAGCGTTGCCTCCCGAACTGCTGGAGTCCGAACTCTTCGGACACGAACGTGGCGCCTTCACCGGAGCCGTCTCGCAGAAACGCGGGAAGTTTGAAGCCGCAGACGGAGGCACGATCTTTTTGGATGAGATCGGAGAACTGCCGCTCTCGCTTCAGCCCAAGCTCCTGCGTGTCTTGCAGGAACACGCCTTTGAGCGGGTCGGCGGAACTGCTTCCATCCGTACCGATGTTAGAGTTATTGCTGCAACAAATCGTCCGTTAGAAGAGGACGTAGAGCAAAAGACCTTCCGAGCCGATCTCTTCTATCGCCTGAACGCCTTCAGTGTCCGGCTCCCACCGCTTCGCGAACGTCAACCCGACATACTCCCGTTAGCGGAATACTTCCTCATCCGCTACGGGCAGCGGAATCAAATCGCATCTGCTGGACTTGCTGCCGATGCCATAGTGGCCTTGCAAAGCTACTCCTTTCCAGTAATGTCCGCGAATTGGAACATCTGA
- a CDS encoding sensor histidine kinase, with the protein MAKIFWRSLRSRILLLVILTLLFLAAAAISLFTFLRNRHAETLALTEHHLVSVAVSLARNYADHRTADSSLRAIKPRPPQPPPPPAVPRSPDQNAPPPPKPDPLKDLTTETLQHEDGVEGAFYAARADALIGYAFPTHEGPGAEKGMPERERPTIENLAREAVAANAIKTFRFEGPHDAILFVAVPIHESSSGIHLAGTTDEVTGAAWLMERLPGIEGGQNRELLFGSVGFGIAALMTALLAVFVTTEIRSGVNIVLQRLGSMEGGLPAASQPTQGRPPLEEFDRVLHGIDSLALALQEKIENERTLESQVRHNERLSALGQFAAGIAHELRNPLGTIRMRTQMWQRSADSEAARRSSAVILEEIDRLDTIISRLLYFARPIELQLQPVAVDDLCAVTASTWADKETAKGVEIICEAASHSVVPADRGRLVQVLDNLMENAVYSASHFAAQGGSVTITATFDADFARIDITDNGRGFTPAALRHALDPFYTTKETGTGLGLSISFEIMQAHEGELLLANREGGGAVASLKLPLDRVDRDTLRPADEEAGQNV; encoded by the coding sequence ATGGCGAAGATCTTTTGGAGAAGCCTTCGCTCCCGCATTCTGTTACTCGTGATTTTGACGCTCCTGTTCCTCGCAGCCGCTGCCATCAGCCTGTTTACGTTTCTTCGCAATCGCCATGCGGAAACGCTCGCACTGACCGAGCATCATCTTGTCAGCGTCGCTGTCAGTCTCGCGCGGAACTACGCAGATCATAGGACGGCAGATAGTTCTCTGCGGGCGATCAAGCCGCGTCCACCACAGCCGCCTCCGCCTCCTGCTGTGCCACGAAGCCCTGACCAAAACGCGCCACCGCCCCCGAAACCTGATCCGCTCAAAGATCTCACGACGGAAACCTTGCAGCACGAGGACGGTGTCGAGGGTGCCTTCTACGCTGCCAGAGCTGATGCGTTGATCGGCTACGCCTTCCCAACCCACGAGGGACCAGGGGCTGAGAAAGGCATGCCCGAGCGAGAGCGTCCCACGATCGAGAACCTTGCGCGTGAAGCGGTTGCGGCGAATGCTATTAAGACATTTCGCTTTGAGGGACCGCATGACGCCATCCTCTTCGTAGCGGTGCCAATTCATGAATCGTCCAGTGGGATTCATCTAGCCGGGACTACAGACGAAGTCACCGGAGCTGCCTGGCTGATGGAGCGTCTCCCCGGAATTGAAGGCGGACAGAATCGCGAACTCTTGTTTGGCAGTGTCGGGTTCGGCATCGCGGCACTGATGACCGCGTTGCTCGCGGTGTTCGTTACGACGGAGATTCGCAGCGGAGTCAATATCGTTCTCCAACGCTTGGGTTCGATGGAAGGCGGTTTGCCTGCCGCGAGTCAGCCGACGCAAGGCCGCCCACCGCTCGAGGAATTCGACCGTGTTCTCCACGGTATCGACTCGCTGGCGCTCGCCTTGCAGGAAAAGATCGAAAACGAGCGAACATTGGAATCACAGGTCCGCCACAACGAACGGCTCTCTGCGCTGGGCCAATTTGCTGCGGGTATAGCCCACGAGCTACGAAATCCTCTAGGCACGATCAGGATGAGAACTCAGATGTGGCAGCGCTCTGCCGATTCCGAGGCTGCCAGGCGGAGCAGCGCGGTGATCCTCGAAGAAATCGATCGCCTCGATACGATCATCAGCCGTCTCCTCTACTTCGCCAGACCGATTGAGCTTCAACTTCAGCCCGTAGCGGTGGATGATCTATGCGCAGTCACGGCCTCTACATGGGCCGATAAAGAAACCGCCAAAGGAGTTGAGATTATCTGCGAGGCGGCGTCGCACAGCGTCGTCCCCGCAGACCGGGGCAGACTGGTCCAGGTGCTCGACAACCTGATGGAGAATGCCGTTTATTCAGCGTCGCATTTCGCCGCGCAAGGTGGAAGCGTAACGATCACCGCGACATTTGATGCAGACTTCGCTCGCATTGACATCACGGACAACGGGCGTGGGTTTACGCCTGCAGCCCTGCGTCACGCGCTGGACCCGTTCTACACCACCAAGGAAACCGGAACCGGACTGGGTCTTTCCATCTCGTTTGAGATTATGCAGGCTCATGAGGGCGAGTTGCTTCTTGCAAACCGGGAGGGTGGAGGAGCCGTCGCTTCCCTCAAGCTGCCATTAGATAGAGTGGATCGCGATACGCTAAGACCGGCGGATGAAGAGGCAGGACAAAATGTCTGA
- a CDS encoding MFS transporter has translation MASVTEIDPGKKRSIHALEATNFFLADVQTGLGPFLAAYLAGAGWEPGRVGMALTIGGIITVVLQAPAGAIVDQLRAKRLILVLASAVLAVGAILLSITAAPWAVYTSQVLIGGAGPFLGPTLAAVTMGIVGVKFFDRQFGKNQSFNSAGNVACALVIAGMSHFFGNRAIFITAAVLTIPTVMTIRAIQSKDIDYDLARGGAIQVDGKEVAARTPVLKTLLGDRTLLVFLVCAFLFHFANAAMLPQLGEMLSHGARASAAPFMSACIIVTQVVIMCFAPAIGRFANRHGRKPLLMVGFGVLPMRALLYTLTHNAGSLIAIQVLDGVANAIFVVVSILVVADRTRGTGRFNLAQGSLATAVGIGAALSNTFGGELVQHFSYRISFLSLGAIAALAFVLLWTAVGETLPDRNEPNKNVSTPIAPQELPA, from the coding sequence ATGGCCAGTGTGACGGAGATCGATCCCGGCAAGAAACGAAGTATTCACGCCCTGGAGGCGACGAACTTCTTCCTCGCCGACGTGCAAACCGGCCTCGGCCCGTTTCTCGCTGCCTATCTTGCGGGGGCCGGTTGGGAGCCGGGTAGGGTCGGAATGGCATTGACCATCGGCGGCATCATCACTGTGGTTCTGCAAGCTCCGGCTGGCGCCATTGTCGATCAACTCAGGGCAAAGAGACTGATTCTCGTCCTGGCTTCAGCCGTTCTCGCTGTAGGAGCGATCTTACTGAGTATCACGGCTGCACCATGGGCCGTGTATACGTCCCAGGTCCTCATCGGAGGTGCGGGGCCATTCCTCGGACCGACACTTGCTGCGGTCACCATGGGAATCGTCGGCGTAAAGTTCTTTGATCGTCAATTTGGGAAGAACCAGTCTTTCAACTCGGCCGGCAACGTGGCGTGTGCGCTTGTGATTGCAGGCATGAGTCATTTTTTCGGAAATCGAGCCATCTTTATCACGGCTGCGGTGCTGACAATCCCGACCGTGATGACGATCCGAGCGATTCAGAGCAAGGACATCGACTACGATCTTGCCCGGGGCGGGGCGATCCAAGTGGACGGTAAAGAAGTCGCTGCGAGAACTCCGGTGCTGAAGACTCTCCTTGGAGACCGGACTCTCCTGGTCTTTCTCGTGTGCGCTTTCCTCTTCCACTTCGCGAACGCGGCCATGCTGCCGCAACTCGGCGAGATGCTTTCGCACGGCGCGCGAGCGAGTGCCGCTCCGTTTATGTCGGCCTGCATCATCGTGACGCAGGTGGTCATCATGTGCTTCGCCCCGGCTATTGGACGGTTCGCGAACCGGCATGGGCGTAAACCGCTGCTGATGGTAGGCTTTGGAGTTCTTCCAATGCGCGCACTTCTTTACACCTTGACCCACAACGCGGGAAGCCTGATCGCGATCCAGGTCCTCGACGGCGTGGCGAATGCAATCTTTGTCGTTGTTTCCATCCTCGTAGTTGCAGACAGAACGCGCGGCACGGGACGGTTCAATCTTGCGCAAGGCAGCCTCGCAACTGCAGTAGGGATCGGCGCCGCACTCAGCAATACGTTCGGTGGAGAGTTGGTCCAGCATTTCAGCTATCGCATCTCCTTCTTATCCCTGGGGGCAATTGCTGCGCTGGCGTTTGTTCTCTTATGGACAGCTGTTGGCGAAACCCTTCCGGACAGGAACGAACCAAACAAAAATGTTTCTACCCCAATTGCTCCCCAGGAGCTTCCAGCATGA
- a CDS encoding metallophosphoesterase family protein — MSALALKRPFRPQSPDAAGVISWIHFGDLHMIKAGEQNHLDLAEIVNEVNHAFADSVSFVFLPGDVADDGSRSAYAVVRSELDRLNVPWCAIIGDHDVHEKSFSNFLEAMSEQTHFAFTVGDTRFLAMNAFDVPEPPSFTVSEEQVLWAEEELREATSSGQKKVVFLHCYPSDLKVGGEEVSRLVRDYDVRLIDMGHTHYNEIANDGRTLYSATRSTGQIEEGPVGYSVTNIDCNVVSWRFIELGGLPVAVITSPSDERLLTKSNEILKETLKVRAKFWGSVGAVEGIAHLDGQTLPMKRVSDSHVWEAHVLSPGEGTHSLKVSFKDADGNLASDEIRVAVEQRTERKFQERDQDNALEAWPEHGLLGTQLGPNKNGKKW, encoded by the coding sequence ATGAGTGCTCTCGCGTTGAAACGTCCATTCCGACCCCAATCACCCGATGCAGCTGGTGTGATTAGCTGGATTCACTTTGGCGATCTCCACATGATCAAGGCCGGAGAGCAGAACCACCTCGACCTGGCGGAAATTGTGAATGAAGTCAATCACGCATTCGCTGATTCTGTAAGCTTCGTCTTCCTTCCGGGGGACGTAGCCGACGACGGTAGCCGCTCTGCCTATGCCGTGGTGCGCAGCGAGCTCGACCGCCTGAATGTCCCGTGGTGCGCCATCATTGGCGATCACGACGTTCATGAGAAAAGTTTTTCAAACTTTCTCGAGGCGATGTCGGAACAAACCCACTTTGCCTTCACAGTAGGAGACACGCGATTCCTCGCCATGAACGCCTTCGACGTGCCTGAGCCTCCTTCCTTCACCGTGTCCGAAGAGCAGGTGCTGTGGGCAGAGGAGGAATTGCGAGAAGCAACGAGTAGCGGCCAGAAAAAAGTTGTTTTCTTGCACTGTTATCCAAGCGACCTGAAGGTCGGCGGAGAAGAGGTAAGCCGTCTCGTCCGCGACTATGATGTTCGCCTAATCGATATGGGTCACACTCACTATAACGAGATCGCCAACGATGGCCGGACACTCTACTCCGCAACTCGATCCACAGGGCAGATTGAAGAAGGACCAGTCGGCTATTCAGTAACTAACATCGACTGCAACGTAGTGAGCTGGCGATTCATCGAACTGGGCGGGTTGCCCGTTGCCGTTATCACCTCCCCGAGCGATGAGCGGCTTCTGACAAAGTCCAACGAGATACTGAAAGAAACGTTGAAGGTTCGAGCAAAGTTCTGGGGATCGGTCGGGGCCGTGGAAGGGATCGCTCATCTGGACGGGCAAACGCTGCCGATGAAGCGAGTCAGCGACAGTCACGTTTGGGAGGCTCATGTTCTCAGTCCCGGTGAGGGCACACATTCTTTGAAGGTGTCTTTCAAAGATGCGGATGGAAATCTCGCGAGCGACGAGATTCGTGTCGCGGTTGAACAGCGCACGGAACGGAAGTTTCAGGAACGCGATCAGGACAACGCACTGGAGGCATGGCCGGAACATGGGCTGCTCGGAACCCAACTCGGTCCGAACAAGAATGGGAAGAAATGGTGA
- a CDS encoding arsenic transporter, producing the protein MIPTEIAHVVLPLIVAVSIALMLIRPRGIPEVWWISGGALLLVALRLVPLKLAGQAVARGSDVYLFLIGMMLLSELAREQGVFDWVASVAVRGARGSCSRLFLLVYGVGTLVTIFMSNDATAVVLTPAILTAVRKAKVSPLPYLFVCAFIANAASFVLPISNPANLVVFHTDMPPLGTWLTDFGIPSLFSIVVTFFVMRFLFREDLGKSIDCEVEDTRLSGNGKLVLGGLALMIAVLLTASALKKDLGLPTCLAALVITAIVSIKARSNPTKLAGEISWATLLLVAGLFVMVDAVESQGALNLTQQWLAWASHLGQSAGALVVGFVVGVANNIVNNLPLGLIAGGTLQAAHSKGLIANAVLIGVDLGPNLSVTGSLATILWLLALRKDSDGDAGGEKLDVSFWKFLKVGAVAMPVALIAALGGAILMNILAGQH; encoded by the coding sequence ATGATCCCGACAGAGATAGCACATGTTGTTCTGCCGTTGATTGTCGCCGTGAGCATCGCCCTGATGCTGATTCGCCCGCGCGGCATTCCCGAAGTCTGGTGGATCTCTGGCGGCGCGTTGCTTTTGGTCGCACTGCGGCTCGTGCCACTCAAGCTTGCCGGCCAGGCGGTCGCTAGGGGCAGCGACGTTTACTTGTTCCTCATCGGCATGATGCTGCTGAGCGAGCTGGCGCGGGAGCAGGGCGTCTTCGATTGGGTGGCTTCCGTAGCGGTCCGCGGAGCCAGGGGCAGTTGCTCGCGTCTCTTCCTGTTGGTTTATGGGGTGGGGACGCTGGTGACTATCTTCATGTCAAACGATGCGACAGCTGTTGTGTTGACTCCCGCGATTCTAACGGCGGTACGTAAAGCAAAGGTCTCGCCGCTTCCATACCTATTCGTCTGCGCGTTCATTGCAAACGCCGCGAGCTTTGTGCTCCCGATCTCAAACCCGGCGAATCTAGTCGTCTTTCACACCGATATGCCTCCCCTGGGCACATGGCTCACAGACTTCGGCATCCCATCGCTGTTTTCGATTGTCGTGACGTTTTTCGTAATGCGTTTTCTATTTCGAGAGGACCTCGGCAAAAGCATCGACTGCGAGGTTGAAGATACCAGGCTAAGCGGCAACGGAAAGCTGGTCCTCGGAGGTCTTGCGCTGATGATTGCGGTGCTGCTGACTGCCTCCGCACTGAAGAAGGACCTCGGCCTGCCGACGTGCCTTGCGGCGCTTGTGATTACGGCGATTGTCTCTATTAAGGCAAGGAGCAATCCCACCAAACTTGCAGGCGAGATTAGTTGGGCGACGTTGCTGCTCGTCGCGGGCCTGTTTGTTATGGTCGATGCGGTCGAGAGTCAAGGAGCTTTGAACCTGACACAACAGTGGCTCGCCTGGGCCTCGCATTTGGGCCAGAGTGCCGGTGCGCTGGTTGTTGGGTTCGTCGTGGGTGTAGCGAACAACATCGTGAACAACCTTCCTCTGGGATTGATCGCGGGCGGCACGCTCCAAGCCGCTCACAGTAAGGGACTGATTGCCAATGCCGTTCTGATTGGCGTGGACCTCGGGCCCAATCTCTCGGTCACCGGCTCGCTGGCTACGATTCTATGGTTGCTTGCGCTTCGCAAGGACTCGGACGGAGACGCAGGCGGGGAGAAGCTCGATGTCAGCTTCTGGAAGTTTTTGAAAGTGGGTGCCGTCGCCATGCCTGTGGCGCTGATCGCGGCGCTGGGCGGAGCGATCCTGATGAACATATTGGCCGGACAACACTAA
- a CDS encoding DMT family transporter, translating into MNANAGWIIPFIIIGGALQSCGAAMNGQLNKHVVNPWLASAISFALITFFFAGASLIHPSPLPTQKDLVELPWWAVVGGLVGAVQVYAGLTLVNKVGAGPFVGITVTAALITSLLIDHFGWFRMQPHPLNAGRVIGGVLLVGGISLIAKF; encoded by the coding sequence ATGAATGCGAACGCCGGATGGATCATCCCATTCATCATCATCGGGGGCGCGCTACAGAGTTGCGGGGCGGCCATGAATGGTCAACTCAACAAGCATGTCGTTAACCCGTGGCTCGCTTCGGCTATCTCATTTGCGTTAATTACCTTCTTTTTCGCTGGAGCTTCGTTGATCCATCCCAGCCCGCTGCCGACTCAGAAGGACTTGGTCGAATTGCCCTGGTGGGCAGTCGTCGGCGGCCTGGTAGGAGCAGTGCAGGTGTATGCCGGCCTCACTCTGGTCAACAAAGTGGGTGCTGGGCCGTTCGTTGGGATTACGGTGACCGCTGCGCTCATCACTTCGCTGCTGATCGACCATTTCGGCTGGTTCAGAATGCAACCTCACCCCCTGAACGCAGGCCGCGTGATCGGCGGTGTTCTGCTGGTGGGTGGTATTAGTCTCATCGCCAAATTCTGA
- a CDS encoding alpha/beta fold hydrolase, which translates to MIQHSMIEANGARFHVAEIGEGQPLLLLHGWPEFWFTWEPVMTRLADRFRLIAPDLRGFGDSDKPAGPFAPQDHAADLLALLNKLAIEKIGVVGHDVGGAAMMPFARLAPERIAGLFFFNFIYPGLGARMGAPNSLKEIWYQSFNQMPMAPVLVGASRETCKAYFGYFLRHWTWRKEAFDDVLDIFVDNFLKPGNLEGGFAHYKGTHEGRIAIMKGESPKLPQIETPACVRWAEHDPVLPYAWTDRLSETFAHLDLAKFPDVGHFPHREDPDRAAEEITGFFRRIGWI; encoded by the coding sequence TTGATTCAGCACTCAATGATTGAGGCGAATGGCGCGCGCTTTCACGTGGCGGAGATCGGCGAGGGGCAACCATTGCTCCTACTCCATGGCTGGCCGGAGTTCTGGTTTACATGGGAGCCCGTGATGACACGGCTGGCCGATCGCTTTCGTCTGATCGCGCCCGACCTGCGGGGATTCGGGGATAGTGACAAACCCGCCGGCCCTTTTGCCCCCCAAGACCATGCCGCCGATTTGCTGGCACTGTTGAACAAGCTCGCAATTGAGAAGATTGGAGTGGTTGGTCACGACGTAGGGGGCGCGGCTATGATGCCGTTCGCACGACTTGCTCCTGAGCGCATCGCGGGTCTGTTTTTCTTCAACTTTATTTATCCGGGCTTAGGCGCGCGCATGGGCGCGCCCAACTCTCTCAAGGAGATCTGGTACCAGTCCTTCAATCAGATGCCGATGGCTCCCGTGCTCGTTGGTGCTAGCCGCGAAACCTGCAAGGCATACTTCGGCTACTTCCTTCGTCACTGGACCTGGCGCAAAGAGGCGTTTGACGACGTCCTCGACATCTTCGTCGACAACTTCCTGAAGCCGGGCAATCTGGAAGGCGGCTTTGCTCACTACAAAGGGACACATGAAGGCCGCATCGCGATCATGAAGGGAGAGTCACCCAAGCTCCCGCAGATTGAAACACCTGCCTGCGTCCGCTGGGCTGAACATGATCCTGTCCTTCCATACGCCTGGACAGACCGGCTTTCAGAGACTTTTGCTCATCTGGATCTCGCGAAATTCCCCGACGTCGGGCACTTTCCTCATCGGGAAGATCCAGACCGGGCAGCCGAAGAGATCACTGGTTTCTTCAGACGAATTGGCTGGATTTAG
- a CDS encoding HEAT repeat domain-containing protein produces MSSQETSCRGAVNENSETRGSESACGQAPPRQIRNIQGLVGALTAADPATRFDALRAIQAQPQAALAFGTYKGRDVIDILLAQAGFAEGTMEWMSWVGALASFREPRVTDFFVDTIATAESAQLIFSASRYLAEDDPAVLRSRLLPLLLQNDNPVRARAVAPLIGRSSSSPAAARLRVAILTEAENCPAPTLDQSNADLWLAELAGPFWREAQVTLRVQGQSAWITLAQGWNGLTENNQLWLLRWGVEDFPGMVAGVIPEALRSNSDTVRIEALRVLAALQETGVPDSISASALSLLDDPDPEVREAVVLAAPPGLDWRALLDRETIPSVRRACVSQLVRSEATKAIPDLVGLLRSDDWQMRTVAAQALVKLGSPGAEAVKLLVHDENPTVRVAAVRVLLDLKQDAWLEDEFLTFSRPSG; encoded by the coding sequence ATGAGCAGCCAGGAAACATCATGCCGCGGTGCCGTAAACGAGAATTCCGAAACGCGGGGTTCCGAATCGGCTTGCGGGCAAGCGCCTCCCCGGCAGATCCGTAACATACAGGGCCTCGTAGGGGCCTTGACGGCGGCTGATCCGGCGACTCGATTCGACGCCTTGAGGGCCATTCAAGCGCAACCTCAAGCGGCTCTAGCCTTCGGGACCTACAAAGGCCGGGATGTTATCGACATACTCCTGGCCCAGGCTGGCTTTGCTGAGGGCACCATGGAATGGATGAGCTGGGTTGGCGCCCTGGCTTCCTTTCGCGAGCCCCGCGTTACCGATTTCTTCGTCGATACGATCGCCACCGCGGAGTCGGCGCAGTTGATTTTCTCTGCCTCTCGATATCTAGCGGAAGACGATCCGGCAGTGTTGCGGAGCAGGCTGCTTCCGTTACTTCTTCAAAACGACAATCCGGTCAGAGCGCGAGCGGTCGCTCCGTTGATCGGAAGATCTTCGTCATCGCCCGCAGCAGCGAGGCTGCGCGTCGCCATTCTTACCGAGGCGGAGAACTGTCCCGCTCCGACACTTGACCAAAGCAATGCTGACTTATGGTTGGCAGAGCTGGCGGGTCCATTTTGGAGAGAGGCGCAAGTTACTCTCAGAGTCCAGGGCCAGTCAGCTTGGATAACGCTCGCGCAAGGCTGGAACGGGCTCACGGAAAACAACCAGCTCTGGTTGCTGCGCTGGGGAGTCGAAGACTTTCCCGGTATGGTCGCCGGGGTGATTCCGGAAGCCCTGCGAAGCAACTCAGACACTGTACGGATTGAGGCACTCAGGGTCCTGGCGGCCCTCCAGGAAACCGGTGTTCCTGATTCAATCTCGGCTTCTGCCCTTAGCCTGCTGGATGACCCGGATCCCGAAGTCAGAGAAGCGGTGGTCTTGGCTGCTCCCCCCGGTTTGGATTGGCGGGCACTCTTGGATCGCGAGACAATCCCATCTGTTCGTCGTGCCTGTGTTTCGCAGCTGGTCCGCAGCGAAGCAACAAAGGCCATACCAGACTTAGTTGGTCTGTTGCGTTCAGACGACTGGCAGATGCGCACAGTGGCCGCGCAGGCTTTAGTCAAGCTGGGATCGCCCGGTGCAGAGGCAGTAAAGCTGCTCGTGCACGATGAGAACCCAACGGTCAGAGTTGCGGCTGTTCGCGTCTTGCTTGATTTGAAGCAGGACGCATGGCTGGAAGACGAATTCCTGACGTTCAGCCGTCCTTCCGGATGA
- a CDS encoding glycoside hydrolase family 5 protein, translated as MKNDSIGRQPRREFLKLAALTGAAVFSTHGSAAETISPSDSQVSPIDHKEQKMSFLRVKGRDIVDSEGKKIRLRGTCPGGWMNMEDFINGHPGAEHTLRAQMAEMLGASKAHFFFDRMLDYFFNEDDVIFLRKAGVNVVRFPLNYRHFEDDMAPFKYKESGFARLDKVLDLCEKHDLYVILDLHSAQGWQNVHWHSDNASRISLLWRDASYQDRYVGLWKEFARRYANRSVIAGYDVLNEPCTNNEMGDYPWNVPPNYKPNWNVMNVVYRRLVTELRKIDSRHIIFLEGDSYASMFSGLEKPFDDNVAYSSHNYTVPGFGPGQYPGLIHPRTALGSGSEHWDFQKQEQFFLNAEGTKFTQQNNVPLWVGEFGSVFNGPADEAGDRLRSLDDQLSIFERNGAHWTTWNYKDIGVMGMLALNPESPYMERINDLLRKKRALGTDDWMRWLPATPVKDSTAQLAEQIRQVVDDPQINPLLNAKSMSQTLLCFYTGTLMQPMYASLFKGLSETELDNILSSFSAKQCVLNEGLVGVLSKYMAKPA; from the coding sequence ATGAAGAATGATTCGATCGGACGGCAACCGCGACGTGAGTTTTTAAAGCTGGCGGCTCTTACCGGAGCGGCAGTGTTCTCTACCCACGGATCCGCCGCTGAAACGATCTCACCCAGCGATTCGCAGGTATCTCCGATCGACCACAAAGAGCAGAAAATGAGTTTCCTTCGCGTCAAGGGTCGTGACATCGTTGACAGCGAAGGAAAGAAGATTCGGCTTAGAGGAACCTGCCCTGGCGGATGGATGAACATGGAGGACTTCATCAATGGTCATCCAGGTGCGGAGCATACTCTGCGAGCACAGATGGCGGAAATGCTCGGCGCATCGAAAGCTCATTTCTTTTTCGATCGGATGCTCGATTATTTTTTCAATGAAGATGATGTCATCTTTCTTCGTAAGGCTGGAGTCAACGTAGTCAGATTTCCTCTGAATTACCGGCACTTCGAGGATGACATGGCTCCCTTCAAGTACAAGGAGTCAGGGTTTGCACGCCTTGATAAGGTTCTAGATCTCTGTGAGAAGCACGACCTTTATGTCATTCTCGATCTTCATTCGGCGCAAGGATGGCAGAACGTACACTGGCATTCTGATAATGCCTCGCGCATTAGTCTGCTTTGGAGGGATGCGTCGTATCAGGATCGCTACGTCGGTCTTTGGAAGGAGTTTGCCCGGCGTTACGCGAACAGGTCAGTGATTGCCGGATACGACGTGCTGAACGAACCTTGCACAAACAACGAGATGGGCGATTACCCCTGGAATGTGCCCCCGAATTACAAGCCCAACTGGAACGTGATGAATGTGGTCTATCGGCGCCTTGTTACAGAACTCCGCAAGATAGATTCCAGGCACATCATCTTTCTCGAAGGTGATAGCTATGCATCGATGTTCTCTGGACTCGAAAAGCCCTTCGACGACAATGTCGCCTACAGTTCGCATAACTACACCGTCCCAGGATTCGGCCCTGGCCAATATCCTGGCTTAATACATCCCCGGACTGCGCTGGGTAGCGGCTCTGAGCACTGGGATTTTCAAAAGCAGGAGCAGTTCTTCCTCAATGCGGAAGGCACAAAATTTACGCAACAGAATAACGTTCCACTGTGGGTGGGCGAATTCGGATCGGTCTTCAATGGGCCAGCTGACGAGGCTGGCGATAGACTCCGTTCATTGGACGACCAGCTGAGCATCTTTGAGCGCAACGGCGCACATTGGACGACGTGGAACTATAAGGACATTGGCGTGATGGGTATGCTGGCGCTCAATCCCGAGTCGCCTTACATGGAACGGATCAATGATCTTCTCCGTAAGAAGAGGGCTCTCGGCACCGACGATTGGATGAGATGGCTGCCAGCAACGCCGGTCAAGGATTCCACAGCCCAGCTCGCCGAGCAGATTCGGCAGGTGGTGGATGATCCGCAAATCAACCCTCTCCTGAACGCGAAGAGCATGAGCCAGACACTGCTATGCTTTTATACCGGAACGCTGATGCAGCCAATGTATGCCAGCTTATTCAAGGGGTTGTCGGAGACAGAGTTGGACAACATCCTTTCGTCTTTTTCAGCGAAGCAGTGCGTTCTTAACGAAGGTCTGGTGGGCGTGCTCAGCAAATACATGGCCAAGCCCGCTTAG